Sequence from the Penaeus vannamei isolate JL-2024 chromosome 41, ASM4276789v1, whole genome shotgun sequence genome:
ctccctctccctctccctctccctctccctctccctctccctctcctctcctctccctctctctctctacagtctggcacgcacgtacgcatgcacgcacacacactcattcacgcacaaacatgctccttccctctctctctctctctctctctctctctctccctctcgctctctctctctctctctctcgctctctctctctctctctctctctctacctcttctctatttctctatctatctcttaatctctctatatatcaatctatttatctctctccctctatcaatctctctatctctcctctctccctccctctctctctctccctctctctctctccctctccctctccctccctctctccctccccctctccctctccctctttctctccctctccctctcacgccctctctctctctctctttctctctccctctccctccctctccctctccctctctcctctccctctccctctccctctctctctctccctctctctctctccctctccctctccctctcactcctctcccctctctctcctctcctctctctatctatcaatctcaaaATACGTGACACTGCCTTTTTTTCCTAACTTGCAAAAGAAATtaacccacactctctctctccatctctttctccctctccctttccctctctctttctctccctctctctccctccctctctccctctccatctctttctccctctctctctctccctctccctctctccctctccctctctctcccctctccctctccctctccctctccctctctctctctctctctccctccctctctctctctccctctctcttcctctcctctctctctctctctctttccctctccctccctctctctctccctctccctctccctctccctctccctctccctctccctctctctctccctctccctctccctctctctccctctctctctctctccctctctctatctatcaatctcaaaATACGTGACGCTGCACAAGAAATTAACCCACACTTTCCAGGAAGGGATCTTGAGCCTGAGGAGGAGTCTTGTTATTGAGTGTAATTAGGCCTTGATAAACTACATTTGCATGTATTTCATCAAGCAGGGAGAGAGGTCCCTTTGGCGTGTATGAATTCTTGAAGGAGATTTTCGTTTTATACTGGATAttttttgggttgtttgtttgtttgttttcttgcctgtctgtttattttctttctctatctgtctgtctgtctgtctatctgtatgtctcagtctctctctctatctatctatctctatctatctctctttctcattctttttctgtctgtctctctctctctctctctctctctctctctctccctctctttctctctctctctcccctttctctctctctctctctctctctctctctctctctctctctctctctctctctctctctctgtctctctctcttatctctttttctgtctctctctctctctctctctctttctctctctctctctctctctctctctctctctctctctctctctctctctctctctctctctctctctttctcattctttttctgcctctctctttgccGTTAGTGTTTTATTGTGCTTTGCTTCATTTATACaatatgtgtatttctatttaCGTATGGTTGTGTATATCCTTTTTTAATTAAATGCGTGCATTGGCCTCCccgtgtacatatgcgtgtgaatTGAACTGAGAAAAAAAATTCATAAGAATTTAGCAACTAAAGAAGTATATACTATCTCTCGCTGTTCCTTCTGTGATCATAaagcaaggatttttttttatgaaaaatgaaaatccaTCTCTCGTTGTTCCTTTTACGATCATAGAGCAagggaatttaaaaaaatagaaatgaataatgaaaaatgaaaatctacCTTTCGCTGTTCATTCCGTGATCATAgagcaaggaaaataaaaaaaattaataatgaaaaatgaaaatccaTCTTTCATTGTTCCTTTTGTGATCATAAAGcaaggaaaatttttaaaaattaaaaagaataatgaaaaatgaaaaataaaaaaacaccatcTCTCGTTGTTCCTTCTACGATCATAGAGCAAggaattttttaaaatgaaaaacgaggaatgaaaaatgaaaatccaTCTCTCGTTGCTCCTTTTGTGATCATAGAGcaaggaaattttaaaaaataaaaatgaataatgaaaaatgaaattctACCATCTCTCGCTGTTCCTTCTACAATCATAGAGCAAGGAATTTTCTTAATGAAAAACGAGGAATGAAAATCCATCTCTCGTTTTTCCTTCAGTATTCATAGACCAAagatttttaacttttttatgaaaaatgaaaatccaTCTCTCGTTGTTCCTTCTGTAAACCATAGACcaaggaaaatgaataataaaaaaataaataatgaaaaatgaggaATGGAGTTTAGATTCTGGTGTGTTAATTGGCTTAAGTGACAGAACAGGAGAGCAGAATCAATTAAATCGAGAGGAGTTGATTACTGTCTCAGAATTGAAGATAGAGAGAACGTAACGCACGATTGAACTGATTGGCTGAATAAGGTCGAATATGAGTTGATATCGCTTCAGTAATTAAGCCTTATGGTACATGGAAGTTACTGTTTCAacgtaaatgatatataaaaagagaagagaaaggtgaagcatatacatacatacatacatacacacgtacacacacacacacacacacacacacacacacacatacacacacacacacacacacacacacacacacacacacacaaacacacacacataaacacacacacacacacacaagcacacacacacacacacacacacacacacacaaacacacacacacacacacacatacacacacacacaaacacgcacacacacacacaaacacacatacaaacacacacacaaacacacaaacacacacacacacacacacacacacacacacacacacacacacacacacacacacacacatatatatatatatatatatatatatatatatatatatatatatatatatatatatatatatatatatatacgtcgataTCAATATCCTCTTATTAAGGAAGTCCTGGGAGGCTTCTTGGACGCTTTGCCGAAGTTTAGTAGGAAgattgttcctttttcttttctcctctctctctctctctctctctctctctctctctctccctctctctctctctctctctctctctctttctctttctctctctctctctctctctctcgctcgctctctctctctctctttctctctctctctctctatctctctctctttctcgctctctctctctctctctccctctctctctctctctctctctgtctctctctctctctctctctctctctctctctctctctctctctctctctctctctctctctctctcgctctctttctctctctctctctctctctctctctctgtctctctctctgtctttttttttctctctctctctctctctctctctctctctctctctctctctctctctctctctctctctctctctctcttcctctctctttttctctctctctctctctctctctctctctctctctctctctctctctctctctctctctctctctctctctctctctctctctctctctgctctctctctctccttcccctccctccctgcctacccccccccctccctctctctctctatctatctctctccttccactccctcctcccaccctccacccactctcacaccccactcccaccctccacccactctcacccccccaccatcacccccacccctctctctctctcttctccgaaaATTGAATGAATTGATTGCGATATTCACAAGCAACAAATCCTCGACGAGATTCCCCAGCTGCAAGAGTGGGAATTAGTGTCGGTAAGAAGACATTTATACGTCTTGGGAacgaagtcaagggagagggagagggagagggagagggagggaggaaaggagagggaaaggaggagagagaaggggagagggaggagaggagagggagagggggagagagaggagagaggaagagagaggagaggaagggaagaaagagagagaagaagagaagagagagagaaggagaagaaggaggaggagagggaaaggaagagagggagagggaggaggaagggagaaggagaaagaagagaaagaaagaaagaagaaagagagaaagagagaaagaaagaagaaagaaagaaaggaaagagggagggagggaggaggaaaggaggagaggagagagaaagaaagagaagagtgggagaagaaggaaagaaggtagattgagagagaaagaaaagcgagaacagagagggggagagagaggaaagagaggaaagaaagaggagagaacgagagagggagagagaaagagagagagagagagaatgagggtaggGAAGAAAACAACAGTAaatacaagagacagagacagggggataagagaaaggaagagcgagagacggagaaatGGAGGGcgtaaataagaaagtaaaatcaAGGGGAAGAAACGATCGAAATAAAGAatcagagagaagaataggagaattAAAAGTGCctttgacagagagaaagaaagaaggaagagtgaaagtgatgaagaagagaagaaggaaaagaagataacgagggaaagcaagggaaagagagagagagagagattttgtcatATCTCTGTAAGTTTCATTCTGTAGATATGGATAATTAcatagtttatttatatttattttgttcctctctcgctccatccatctctctctccctttctctcagtatatctatctatctacctctttctttctctatatatctatctaactatctaccttttttttattctctctctatctatctatctatatctctctctttctctatctatttgtatctatctatctgtctgtctgtctattcattctctctctctctctctctctctctctctctctctctctctctctctctctctctctctctctctctcgcactctctctctctctcttctctcgcactctctctctctctctctctctctctctctctctctctctctctctctctctctctctctctctctctctctctctctctctctctctttctgtctctctcattctgtctctctttccgtctctctctctctgtctatctgtctgtctctgtctgtctgtctgtctgtctctgtctgtctctgtctctctccgtctctctctctctccctctctctccctctctctctctctctctctctctctctctctctctctctctctctctctctctctctctctctctctctctctctgtatcattattacaatacaatcattatcctcaccttCGCTTTATCCCTGTTTATGTCTTCTACCTTTTGATCCTTAAAAAGATGTGTTTTCTTCCCCCAATTCTGTCAggtatttttttaccttttcccttAGAGCGGCTTTTACCTTCTAAGAAATtgatatctccctctccccctccccccccacaccacacctctccctctccccctccccctcccaccaccacacctctccctctcccactccccctcctaccgACATCCCACTTgtcaaaaatgaaaatggagtaaaaaggagagagagagaggaggggagatgagagtagggaagggagagagagggggatattagaaagagagagagagagagggggatggtggaaggggagggggaggaagaagagagggttggaaagagagagagaaagtcagaaagagagggagggaggggaggaagaaagagagagacagaaggaagaagagaaagggagagagagaaaggacagggggaggaagaagagagagacagaaaggagagaaagaagggagagagcaaagagagagggaaggggaaggaagaaagagagagagaaaaaagagggaagcaagagagagagggggagggagttggagagggaggaagaaagagagagaaagaaaggaagatagaaaaaagatagagaaagagagaagaagaaggtccAATTACTCTCCACTTGTTTTGACCTTCGTCTGTCGTCCAAGTTTTGAACAACAGACTCTTTGTAAGCGAAGCAACAGGCTCCATATTACTTGATTTATATGTTAattcatttttataatcaattcatattaatttgattttaattcatattcataattatctaaTTTATTTAACTGATATACATGATAGAATAAAAGTCTTTTTATAGTAACATGACTATTGTTATCGTGTTTGaatctattgtgtgtgtgaatgtgtagatgtatgtgttcAGCCAAATAAATGgatgtattatatctatacatacttatacatcaACTTTGTTTAGGAATGTTAAGGGATCTCATATACTACATGTAATAAATACTACATACTCATGCATCAACTTTTAGGAATGTTAAGGGATTACATATACTACATGTAATATATACTACATACTCATGCATCAACATTGTTTAGGAATGTTTATATGCAAATGTTTGCCCTAAGACACGGATACAGACACATACCTTCTTCATACACataatttctccctcttttcttcattcttcccctatttcttcctACGTGATTTGGGTAAATAGGAGACACATATTGAACAGCCTCCCCCATGGGTACTGTTCATCTTGGCTACGTGGAGTCGGTGCAGATGAGTTGAACAGCATTCACGTTCACAAATGGAGAACaggtatgaaggagaatgaatatcttcacaatacaagaggtgtatttgaacCGTTTTCGAAATGGGTCTTCAGATGTCTTCCGAAATGTGTCTTTCCGGTTTTTGGAATGTATGTTCGTCAGAAAGGCGTGTATTCCTGACGAAGACccattcgaaaccgatcaaatacatctcttgcaatGTGAAGATAATCATTCTGATTCATGTCTCTCTAATAAATGTTCTTTTTGGGCcccgttctatttttttttttcttttttttttttttacgttaaagggcctttttcttcttcctttgctgcGGCTTCTGTGCCTGTTTGTTGCggttcttcttttatttcgttgcttgtcaattatcattgtttttatattaacagtgtgtgtgtgtgtgtgtgagtgtgtttttgattgcacatatatatatatagagagagagagatagatagatagatagatatattatcattatcgttatcattattcttactattattatcactattaccatcataatcatcattattataatttctattatcatcatcatcaatttatcatcattaccattaccattatagtcattattataaaaaatatcataatcacctatatcattattaccgttgccattgtcattatcattatcatcatacagtTTTAATATAATGTCGATTCTAActatcttttcttactttctctccttcagaAAGATCCAGCATCTCCTCCTGGAAAGATGATGTGACGAAGACTTCAAGAAAAACGACCTCTTttggaagaaacagaaaatggaatGATACGACGCGAATATTCTGAGGAGAACATCGTTAATGAGAAACGGGAGAGTTAGGAATATTtattgataaagaaaggaagaaagggtatagaaaggaagtgaagaagacctttgattggaaaaaaaaatcaagaacgaggagagagagagagacagagagagagagagagagagagagagagagagagagagagagagagagagagagagagagagaaaaggaagagaagagagagagagagaggaagcatcagAACAGAGACAAAGCCGGAGCGGAGTCCGAGGCCAACCCACGATGGACTTCCCCCTGAGTCTGGACCCGAACGCGTCGAGCGAGTCCGCGCCGAGTCCGCAGCGGTACGTGGAGGGCTTCCAGCTGCTCTTCGACGAGTCCCAGAACCTGACGCGGGGCTGGCTCGTGGACTACGCGCCCCTCAACTGCTCGTACCTCAACTGGACGGAGGGCCTGAACATGAGCAACTGCACGGGCGAGGTGTTCGAGGGGCGCGTGTTCCCCCTGCTGAACGAGACGGTGCAGCTGATCACGCTCATCTTCCTGGCCGTGGCCTTCGTGCTGGGCCTCTGCGGCAACACGCTCGTCATCTACGTGGTGGCTCGCTTCTCCAAGATGCAGACGGTGACCAACCTGTACATCCTGAACCTGGCCGTGGCGGACATCCTGTTCGTGGTGGGCATCCCGTTCCTGATGGCGACCACCGTCATGGAGTACTGGCCCTTCGGCTTCGTCATGTGCAAGCTGTTCATGATCACGACGTCGCTGAACCAGTTCACCAGCTCGCTCTTCCTCACCATCATGAGCGCCGACCGCTACATCGCCGTCTGCCACGCCATCAGCGCGCCCAAGTTCCGCACGCCCATGATCTCCAAGCTGGTGTCGCTGACGGCGTGGATGACGTCGGCGCTGATGATCATCCCGGTGTTCATGTACTCGAACATCCTCAACGACCACAACGACCAGGCCAGCTGCAACATCTACTGGCCGGACGCCGTCGGGGTGAACGGCCACACGGTCTTCACGCTCTACTCGTTCATCCTGGCCTTCGGCTGCCCCTtcgccttcatcttcatcttctacaCGCTGGTCATCCTCAAGCTGAAGAGCCTCGGCCGCAAGAGCAAGTCCAAGAAGCGCAAGAACCACCGCAAGGTCACCAAGCTGGTGCTGACCGTCATCAGCGTGTACGTGCTGTGCTGGCTGCCCTACTGGGTGCTGCAGCTGATCCTGACCTTCAGCATGCCGCGCCAGGTGCAGAGCCGCGTCATGATCATCTTCTTCCTGGTGTCGTCGTCGCTCTCCTACATCAACTCCGCCATCAACCCCATCCTGTACGCCTTCCTCAGCGAGAACTTCAAGAAGAGCTTCCTGAAGGCGTGCACCTGCGCCGCGCAGAAGGACGTCAACAACGCGCTGGCGGCGGAGAACTCCATGTTCCCGCGGCGTCGCGGAGGCTCCACCAAGCCCGCGGCCACCAAGACCCGCGACGTCGAGTCCAACGACGCCCACACGCACGTCGCCGTCAGGGAGGACGTGGACATGCCGCTCTCCGCCGCCATCCGCCGCCCGCTCGTGCCAAGGGACGACGCCTTCGTCAACGGGAGGCCGCTCACCACCCACCTCTAGGTAGGTCCTCGGATTGGGCGCGGActcgctcgcttctctctctctctctctctctctctctctctct
This genomic interval carries:
- the LOC113818740 gene encoding somatostatin receptor type 5, whose product is MSNCTGEVFEGRVFPLLNETVQLITLIFLAVAFVLGLCGNTLVIYVVARFSKMQTVTNLYILNLAVADILFVVGIPFLMATTVMEYWPFGFVMCKLFMITTSLNQFTSSLFLTIMSADRYIAVCHAISAPKFRTPMISKLVSLTAWMTSALMIIPVFMYSNILNDHNDQASCNIYWPDAVGVNGHTVFTLYSFILAFGCPFAFIFIFYTLVILKLKSLGRKSKSKKRKNHRKVTKLVLTVISVYVLCWLPYWVLQLILTFSMPRQVQSRVMIIFFLVSSSLSYINSAINPILYAFLSENFKKSFLKACTCAAQKDVNNALAAENSMFPRRRGGSTKPAATKTRDVESNDAHTHVAVREDVDMPLSAAIRRPLVPRDDAFVNGRPLTTHL